A stretch of the Aegilops tauschii subsp. strangulata cultivar AL8/78 chromosome 4, Aet v6.0, whole genome shotgun sequence genome encodes the following:
- the LOC109772170 gene encoding uncharacterized protein, translating to MLQAGSERAAPLPGAARLWVPGMSPVVPDAGAGASARAREIARRREEMLGMLRDLPEAEYELSLTDLVDKTAAAGANNGCAAPLPTERKEASPSPSPSPLGLAERSASGGQAEQQQAARTTERKGSASARRRGDGGSGSGLRSSSDGVLLNFYMPRSFTRSFTAPRPARTPSFSNSGRAASAIVPEDCNKRERDGDTVRCWPLPWDRRWRKSSRRRQDPAATSGELSAMLTAADHPAPADKV from the exons ATGCTGCAGGCGGGCTCGGAGCGGGCGGCGCCGCTCCCGGGCGCGGCGAGGCTGTGGGTGCCGGGGATGAGCCCCGTGGTGCCGGACGCTGGGGCGGGCGCGTCGGCCAGGGCGCGGGAGATCGCGCGGAGGCGGGAGGAGATGCTCGGCATGCTGCGCGACCTCCCCGAGGCCGAGTACGAGCTCTCCCTCACCGACCTCGTCGACAAGACCGCCGCGGCCGGGGCCAACAACGGCTGTGCGGCGCCGCTGCCGACCGAGAGGAAGGAGGCGAGCCCGAGCCCCAGCCCCAGCCCCTTGGGTCTGGCCGAGCGGTCCGCGTCCGGCGGGCAGGCCGAGCAGCAGCAGGCGGCGAGGACGACGGAGAGGAAGGGCTCCGCCTccgcgaggcggcgcggggacggCGGGAGCGGGAGCGGCCTCCGCAGCAGCAGCGACGGCGTCCTGCTCAACTTCTACATGCCGCGCTCCTTCACCCGCAGCTTCACCGCGCCGCGCCCCGCCCGCACCCCCTCCTTCTCCAACTCCGGCCGGGCCGCCAGCGCCATCGTCCCCGAAGACTGCAACAAGAG GGAGAGAGACGGCGACACGGTCAGGTGCTGGCCGCTGCCGTGGGACCGGCGGTGGCGCAAGTCGAGCCGGCGGCGGCAAGACCCCGCCGCAACGTCCGGCGAGTTGTCGGCCATGCTGACGGCGGCGGACCACCCTGCTCCCGCGGACAAAGTCTGA